In a genomic window of Streptomyces pristinaespiralis:
- a CDS encoding response regulator, which translates to MTEPPRVLLADDQTLVRTGFRLILGADGIDVVAEATNGTEAVEAARRTRPDVVLMDVRMPEMDGLEATRRILTGAPGEPRVIILTTFDLDRYVYAALSAGASGFLLKDVTPEHLTAAVRTVRTGDALLAPAITRRLVERFTRRGSDTAALHRDLAALTPRELEVLGLLARGLSNAELATRLHLAEATVKTHVARILAKLGLRDRVQAVIVAYETGLVSAGAHEDAHESGEQM; encoded by the coding sequence GTGACCGAGCCGCCGCGTGTGCTCCTCGCCGACGACCAGACCCTGGTCCGCACGGGATTCCGGTTGATCCTCGGCGCCGACGGCATCGACGTCGTCGCCGAGGCGACCAACGGGACCGAAGCGGTCGAGGCGGCCCGCCGCACACGTCCCGACGTAGTCCTGATGGACGTCCGGATGCCCGAGATGGACGGCCTGGAGGCCACCCGCCGCATCCTCACCGGCGCCCCGGGCGAACCTCGCGTCATCATCCTGACCACGTTCGATCTGGACCGGTACGTCTACGCGGCGCTGTCCGCCGGGGCCAGCGGCTTCCTCCTCAAGGACGTCACCCCCGAGCATCTGACCGCGGCCGTCCGCACGGTCCGGACCGGCGACGCTCTCCTCGCGCCCGCCATCACCCGCCGCCTCGTGGAGCGGTTCACCCGGCGCGGCAGTGACACCGCCGCCCTCCACCGCGACCTGGCCGCGCTCACCCCGCGCGAACTGGAGGTCCTCGGCCTGCTGGCCCGAGGACTGAGCAACGCGGAACTCGCCACCCGTCTCCACCTGGCGGAGGCGACCGTCAAGACCCATGTCGCCCGCATCCTCGCCAAACTCGGGCTCCGTGACCGTGTCCAGGCCGTCATCGTCGCCTACGAGACAGGGCTGGTCAGCGCCGGCGCCCACGAGGACGCCCACGAGTCCGGCGAGCAGATGTAG
- a CDS encoding class I SAM-dependent methyltransferase, giving the protein MTDSSAITAYWDAAADDFDAEPDHGLRAAGTRDAWSRLLTAWLPPDPSSVLDVGCGTGSLSALVAEAGHRVTGIDLSPRMVDRARAKLSAAGLPARFLVGDAAAPPTGDERFDVLLSRHLVWTLPDPGAALADWTARLRPGGTLILVEGRWRESDGAGGGYVAGAEALPWHGGVTAADLSAAVRPLVTELRVEPLSHAPVLWGGPVTDERYAVIARV; this is encoded by the coding sequence ATGACCGACTCCTCAGCGATCACCGCCTATTGGGACGCAGCCGCCGACGACTTCGACGCCGAGCCGGACCACGGCCTGCGGGCCGCCGGGACCCGCGACGCGTGGTCCCGGCTGCTCACCGCCTGGCTCCCGCCGGACCCGTCGTCCGTGCTGGACGTCGGCTGCGGCACGGGCTCGCTCTCCGCGCTGGTGGCGGAGGCCGGGCACCGGGTCACCGGCATCGACCTGTCGCCACGGATGGTCGACCGGGCCCGTGCCAAGCTCTCCGCCGCCGGTCTCCCGGCCCGCTTCCTGGTGGGGGACGCGGCGGCGCCGCCGACCGGCGACGAGCGGTTCGACGTCCTGCTCTCCCGCCACCTCGTGTGGACGCTGCCCGATCCGGGGGCCGCCCTCGCCGACTGGACGGCCCGCCTCCGTCCCGGCGGCACGCTGATCCTCGTCGAGGGCAGGTGGCGGGAGTCGGACGGGGCCGGCGGCGGGTACGTGGCGGGTGCGGAGGCCTTGCCCTGGCACGGCGGCGTCACGGCCGCCGACCTGTCGGCCGCCGTCCGCCCCCTGGTCACCGAGCTGCGCGTCGAGCCCTTGTCACACGCCCCCGTCCTCTGGGGCGGCCCGGTGACGGACGAGCGGTACGCGGTGATCGCCCGCGTCTGA
- a CDS encoding cation diffusion facilitator family transporter, with protein MAGIRHTHPNGHEHHHGAHGHHHGAHDHPPGDHDRDHGPGHDHDHGPDHDHGPDHDHGPGPGGARHRLAHLLRPHSHESGDKVDAAMETSRDGMRTLWISLVVLAATTAVQAVIVALSGSVALFGDTVHNAADALTAVPLGIAFVLGRRAANRRFTYGYGRAEDLAGIVIVAVIAASAVVAAFMAVDRLLHPRDITHLWAVSVAALVGFAGNEWVARYRIRTGRRIGSAALVADGLHARTDGFTSLAVLLGAGGAALGVRWADPVVGLLITVAILLVLRDAAREVCRRLMDAVDPALVGTAETALRGVDGVLDTGQVRMRWIGHALRAEADIVVDPQLTVVQAHSLAVAAEHALIHAVPRLTAATVHIDHRPVEGDPHAALAHHGAVSAR; from the coding sequence ATGGCGGGGATCCGGCACACGCATCCGAACGGACACGAACACCACCACGGCGCCCACGGTCACCACCACGGCGCCCACGATCACCCTCCCGGCGATCACGATCGCGATCACGGCCCGGGCCACGATCACGATCACGGCCCCGATCACGATCACGGCCCCGATCACGATCACGGCCCCGGTCCCGGCGGGGCGCGGCATCGCCTCGCCCATCTTCTGCGGCCGCACAGCCACGAGTCCGGTGACAAGGTCGACGCGGCGATGGAGACGTCCCGCGACGGGATGCGCACGCTGTGGATCTCGCTCGTGGTGCTGGCGGCGACCACCGCCGTCCAGGCCGTGATCGTCGCCCTGTCCGGGTCGGTGGCGCTGTTCGGCGACACGGTCCACAACGCCGCCGACGCGCTGACCGCCGTCCCGCTCGGCATCGCCTTCGTGCTCGGCAGACGCGCGGCGAACCGCCGTTTCACGTACGGCTACGGGCGGGCAGAGGATCTGGCGGGCATCGTCATCGTGGCCGTCATCGCCGCATCGGCGGTCGTCGCCGCCTTCATGGCTGTCGACCGGCTGCTGCACCCCCGCGACATCACCCACCTGTGGGCGGTCTCGGTGGCCGCGCTGGTCGGTTTCGCGGGCAACGAGTGGGTCGCCCGCTACCGCATCCGCACCGGCAGACGGATCGGTTCCGCCGCGCTCGTCGCGGACGGCCTGCACGCCCGTACGGACGGGTTCACCTCGCTGGCCGTCCTGTTGGGCGCGGGCGGCGCGGCGCTGGGTGTGCGGTGGGCCGATCCGGTCGTCGGTCTGCTGATCACCGTCGCGATCCTGCTGGTCCTGAGGGACGCCGCACGGGAGGTCTGCCGGCGTCTGATGGACGCGGTCGACCCGGCCCTCGTCGGGACGGCGGAGACGGCGCTTCGCGGCGTGGACGGCGTGCTGGACACCGGGCAGGTGCGGATGCGGTGGATCGGCCACGCGCTGCGCGCGGAGGCCGACATCGTCGTCGATCCGCAACTGACCGTCGTCCAGGCGCATTCGCTGGCCGTCGCGGCCGAGCACGCGCTGATCCACGCCGTACCGCGGCTGACGGCGGCCACGGTCCACATCGACCACCGTCCCGTCGAGGGCGACCCGCACGCGGCACTCGCCCACCACGGCGCTGTCAGTGCCCGCTGA
- a CDS encoding ABC transporter ATP-binding protein, whose protein sequence is MTMPVLELREVSRRYDDGPPALHEASLTVRPGEAVAILGPSGSGKSTLLNLIAGLDRPDTGTVTVDGVRVDKLGEAGSALYRRSKIGMVFQFFNLLDDLTVTDNVVLPARLAGTARREAERRAAELLELLGIDRHARARPGRLSGGERQRVAVARALMNRPALLLADEPTGALDTAAGQDVSRLLSGLNADGQTIVVVTHDLALARSCTNRTVQIADGRIIEDVRSQAVASQAVR, encoded by the coding sequence ATGACCATGCCGGTGCTCGAACTGCGCGAGGTGAGCCGCCGATACGACGACGGCCCGCCCGCTCTGCACGAGGCGTCGCTGACCGTGCGGCCCGGCGAGGCCGTCGCGATCCTCGGCCCTTCCGGCAGCGGCAAGTCCACGCTGCTCAATCTGATCGCGGGCCTGGACCGGCCCGATACGGGGACCGTCACCGTCGACGGGGTGCGGGTGGACAAGCTGGGTGAAGCCGGATCGGCGCTCTACCGGCGGTCGAAGATCGGCATGGTCTTCCAGTTCTTCAACCTGCTCGACGATCTGACCGTCACCGACAACGTCGTCCTGCCGGCGCGCCTCGCGGGCACGGCGCGTCGCGAGGCGGAGCGCAGGGCGGCGGAACTCCTGGAACTGCTGGGCATCGACCGGCACGCCCGCGCCCGGCCGGGGCGGCTGTCCGGCGGCGAGCGGCAGCGCGTCGCGGTGGCCCGGGCGTTGATGAACCGGCCCGCGCTGCTCCTGGCCGACGAACCGACCGGGGCCCTGGACACAGCCGCCGGACAGGACGTCAGCAGGCTGCTCAGCGGCCTCAACGCCGACGGCCAGACCATCGTCGTGGTCACCCACGACCTGGCTCTGGCCCGGTCCTGCACGAACCGTACGGTCCAGATCGCCGACGGCCGGATCATCGAGGACGTCCGGTCGCAGGCCGTCGCCTCCCAGGCCGTCCGGTGA
- a CDS encoding sensor histidine kinase has protein sequence MPVEADPAGPRGGHNEPVTDARLTSARLRGAVRRTVHDARLPSGPPLRPTRRARQFDALVALGLGIATVYYGVDNVDNVVVREIAPGVEHAFPRPSGLGGLVLMVTLAVVASGALALRRRYPLAVLCVATAATLATPQSVLRLTFYAFVIAVYSAAVYSPYRVATLAALPVSVVLVGTSGNSLTPIVPNEYIALLILAPMAVAAVGLRTWKLRTDEGRTRLSALEREQAQALRRAVEHERARIARELHDVVTHNVSVMIIQAGAARKIMKTSPEQAGEALLAVEAGGRAAMTELRHVMGLLTMTDEGEGTDTAAELTPQPGLNQLEALVGRVRDTGLRVDLTVTGLPRPLPPGLELAAYRVVQEALTNTVKHASGAFAAVTVEYGPRRLRVEVTDTGGRPGAGTGSGRGLIGLRERLAVYDATLNTGRRLTGGYRVEALIPLETP, from the coding sequence ATGCCCGTCGAGGCGGATCCCGCGGGGCCGCGCGGCGGCCACAATGAACCGGTGACGGACGCACGTTTGACGTCGGCGCGGCTGCGGGGAGCCGTCCGCCGGACGGTCCACGACGCCAGGCTTCCGAGTGGTCCTCCCCTGCGGCCCACCCGGCGCGCCCGGCAGTTCGACGCGCTGGTGGCACTGGGACTCGGAATCGCCACCGTCTACTACGGCGTCGACAACGTCGACAACGTCGTGGTGCGTGAGATCGCCCCCGGCGTGGAGCACGCCTTTCCGCGCCCGTCCGGCCTCGGCGGCCTGGTTCTCATGGTGACCCTCGCGGTCGTCGCCTCGGGCGCCCTGGCGCTGCGCCGCCGCTACCCGCTCGCCGTGCTGTGCGTCGCGACGGCCGCGACTCTGGCGACACCGCAGAGCGTCCTGCGGCTGACCTTCTACGCGTTCGTCATCGCCGTCTACAGCGCCGCCGTGTACAGCCCGTACCGGGTGGCGACCCTGGCGGCGCTGCCGGTGTCGGTCGTTCTGGTCGGCACCTCGGGGAACTCGCTGACACCGATCGTCCCCAACGAATACATCGCCCTGCTGATCCTGGCCCCGATGGCCGTGGCGGCCGTCGGCCTGCGTACCTGGAAACTCCGGACCGACGAGGGCCGCACCCGGCTCTCCGCCCTGGAACGCGAACAGGCACAGGCGCTGCGCCGGGCCGTCGAGCACGAGCGGGCCAGGATCGCCCGCGAACTGCACGACGTCGTCACGCACAACGTCAGCGTGATGATCATCCAGGCGGGCGCCGCCCGCAAGATCATGAAAACCTCCCCCGAGCAGGCCGGCGAGGCCCTGCTCGCCGTCGAGGCGGGCGGGCGCGCGGCGATGACCGAGCTGCGCCACGTCATGGGACTGCTCACCATGACCGACGAGGGGGAGGGGACGGACACGGCGGCGGAGCTGACCCCGCAACCCGGCCTGAACCAGCTGGAGGCGCTGGTCGGACGGGTCCGGGACACCGGACTGCGCGTCGACCTGACCGTGACCGGCCTGCCCCGTCCCCTCCCGCCCGGCCTCGAACTCGCCGCCTACCGCGTGGTCCAGGAGGCCCTGACCAACACCGTGAAGCACGCGTCCGGCGCCTTTGCCGCCGTGACCGTCGAGTACGGCCCGCGGCGGCTCCGGGTGGAGGTCACCGACACCGGTGGGCGGCCGGGCGCGGGCACCGGAAGCGGCCGGGGCCTGATCGGCCTGCGCGAGCGTCTCGCCGTCTACGACGCAACCCTGAACACCGGCCGGCGCCTGACCGGCGGCTACCGTGTGGAGGCCCTGATCCCCTTGGAGACGCCGTGA
- a CDS encoding DUF397 domain-containing protein — protein MADGIPGVVPVRDSKVPHGPALTFAAVSWTAFIGELKAADRA, from the coding sequence GTGGCCGACGGAATCCCCGGCGTGGTTCCGGTACGTGACAGCAAGGTCCCGCACGGTCCCGCGCTCACCTTCGCGGCCGTGTCCTGGACCGCGTTCATAGGCGAGTTGAAGGCCGCCGACCGGGCCTGA
- a CDS encoding ABC transporter permease gives MSALGKVVRSGVERRRVQTLVIGLTTMMAVAASVLGGSLLVVSGAPFDDAFGKQHGAHLSVQFDADRVSPGQLSRSKGAAGVSSTAGPFRTATVTPRSDGAGPGWPMTVVGRGDRGHDVDKVALLEGRWPTRPGEIVLSADSSLLATMGMKVAFPDLSGGPALTVVGVARSVTRTADAWVVPAQMPALTAPGSGGYQMLYRFTDAGTAAQIGAGGKAVTASLPRGAAVGEQSWLTVRKSAERDTAVYVPFLVAFGALGLVMSVLIVGNVVASAVGTGTRRIGILKAVGFTPAQVVRAYVGQALIPAAVGTALGVLAGHLLAVPVLAETGEVYGTSSLAVAPWVDLAVIAGLLGLVAATAWASAWRAGRLRTVDALAVGRNASTGRGRRAVRLAGRLPLPQPVTLGLARPFARPGRALAMGTAVLFGAVAVTFTVGMVASLGQVMKAKAHDTADAVVPAPLPDFGPRGPGPGTRPRADPVAVAAAVEAAAGTGKYYRAATVRATVSGPTATIDVVAFTGDASWGGYTMVSGRWFDEPGEAVVPTPFLAATGTRIGDTVTLNGLAEPVPVRIVGEVLDPRNDGMQVFTDASTLAAARPDLTETSHHIAVSSGTDVSGYVAALNRDLAPLGVTAQAGGLDAGGDMVVTLNALSAVLTLMLVAVAALGVLGGVLLDTRERVREIGVHKALGMTPRQTVAMVLTSVVVTGLVAGALGVPLGVALHGRVLPAMGESVGLRLPDSVLAVYSGAELLPLALGGLLIATLGALLPAGWAARARTATALRTE, from the coding sequence GTGAGCGCGCTCGGCAAGGTGGTGCGCTCGGGGGTGGAACGACGCCGGGTGCAGACGCTGGTGATCGGGCTCACCACGATGATGGCGGTGGCCGCCTCCGTCCTCGGCGGATCGCTCCTCGTGGTGTCCGGCGCGCCCTTCGACGACGCCTTCGGCAAACAGCACGGCGCCCACCTGTCCGTGCAGTTCGACGCGGACCGGGTGAGTCCCGGTCAGCTGTCGAGGTCCAAGGGCGCCGCAGGAGTGAGCAGTACGGCCGGGCCCTTCCGTACGGCGACGGTCACCCCCCGGTCGGACGGGGCGGGCCCCGGGTGGCCGATGACGGTGGTCGGCCGGGGCGATCGTGGGCACGACGTGGACAAGGTGGCACTGCTCGAAGGGCGGTGGCCCACGCGCCCCGGCGAGATCGTGCTGTCCGCCGACTCCTCGCTCCTTGCGACCATGGGCATGAAGGTCGCCTTCCCCGACCTGTCCGGCGGCCCGGCCCTCACGGTCGTCGGTGTGGCCCGCTCGGTCACGCGGACCGCCGACGCCTGGGTGGTTCCGGCCCAGATGCCGGCGCTCACCGCGCCCGGCAGCGGCGGCTACCAGATGCTCTACCGCTTCACCGACGCGGGCACCGCCGCGCAGATCGGCGCAGGCGGCAAGGCCGTGACGGCATCCCTGCCGCGAGGGGCCGCCGTCGGCGAACAGTCCTGGCTCACCGTCAGGAAGAGCGCCGAACGCGACACCGCCGTCTACGTCCCCTTCCTCGTCGCCTTCGGCGCCCTGGGCCTGGTCATGTCGGTGCTCATCGTCGGCAACGTCGTGGCCTCGGCCGTCGGCACCGGAACGCGCCGCATCGGCATCCTCAAGGCCGTCGGCTTCACCCCGGCCCAGGTCGTGCGGGCCTACGTGGGCCAGGCGCTGATCCCGGCCGCCGTCGGCACGGCCCTCGGTGTCCTCGCGGGCCACCTGCTCGCCGTCCCCGTGCTGGCCGAGACCGGGGAGGTCTACGGCACCTCGTCCCTGGCCGTCGCCCCCTGGGTCGACCTGGCGGTGATCGCCGGGCTGCTCGGCCTGGTGGCGGCGACCGCGTGGGCGAGTGCCTGGCGGGCCGGCCGGCTGCGTACGGTCGACGCGCTCGCCGTCGGGCGCAACGCTTCGACGGGTCGCGGCCGGCGGGCCGTCCGCCTGGCCGGACGGCTGCCGTTGCCGCAGCCGGTCACCCTCGGCCTGGCCCGGCCCTTCGCGCGGCCCGGCCGCGCGCTGGCGATGGGTACTGCGGTCCTCTTCGGCGCTGTCGCCGTCACGTTCACCGTGGGGATGGTCGCCTCGCTCGGGCAGGTGATGAAGGCGAAGGCCCATGACACCGCCGATGCCGTCGTGCCCGCGCCGCTGCCGGACTTCGGACCCCGAGGTCCTGGACCCGGGACGCGGCCGAGGGCCGATCCCGTCGCGGTCGCCGCGGCCGTCGAGGCCGCCGCCGGGACCGGCAAGTACTACAGGGCCGCGACGGTACGGGCGACCGTGTCCGGACCGACCGCCACCATCGACGTGGTCGCCTTCACGGGCGACGCCTCCTGGGGCGGCTACACGATGGTCTCGGGCCGCTGGTTCGACGAGCCGGGCGAGGCCGTGGTCCCGACCCCCTTCCTGGCCGCCACCGGCACCCGCATCGGCGACACCGTCACCCTGAACGGCCTGGCCGAGCCGGTCCCGGTCCGGATCGTCGGCGAGGTCCTCGACCCCCGCAACGACGGCATGCAGGTCTTCACCGACGCCTCGACCCTCGCGGCCGCGCGGCCCGACCTGACGGAGACGAGCCATCACATCGCGGTCTCGTCGGGAACCGACGTGTCCGGCTACGTCGCCGCGCTGAACAGGGACCTGGCCCCGCTGGGTGTCACCGCTCAGGCCGGCGGGCTCGACGCCGGCGGCGACATGGTCGTCACGCTCAACGCGCTGTCCGCGGTCCTCACGCTGATGCTCGTCGCCGTCGCCGCGCTCGGTGTGCTGGGCGGGGTTCTGCTCGACACCCGCGAGCGCGTCCGGGAGATCGGCGTCCACAAGGCGCTCGGGATGACCCCCCGGCAGACCGTCGCCATGGTCCTCACCTCGGTCGTCGTGACCGGACTCGTCGCGGGCGCTCTCGGCGTGCCGCTCGGCGTGGCCCTGCACGGCCGGGTCCTCCCCGCGATGGGCGAGAGCGTGGGGCTCCGCCTCCCCGATTCCGTCCTCGCCGTCTACTCCGGGGCCGAACTGCTCCCGCTCGCTCTCGGCGGTCTGCTCATCGCCACCCTGGGCGCGCTCCTGCCCGCCGGATGGGCCGCGAGGGCCCGGACCGCCACGGCCCTGCGCACCGAATAG
- a CDS encoding M48 family metalloprotease, whose amino-acid sequence MDERVLGAGTSVRFAMLLFLLLAASGSMMLTVIIGLSDGDRAGCELAAGVDPDDSGFWGPAVSTTGQIHAFQYCESLWAPAPSWWQIAAWPALLAVSAALLFRFLPLWKARRGRVVPLEAADPDGELRPLLAELAATAGLSAMPRVVVDPAAGSTGAVVFGRTRRPVVCLDGGLLVTRHRDPVRFRTVLLHELAHIANRDITLTYATVSVWRVFLVLVLLPYLLLQGYWVHEALEAGNVPSLDRKVLLAAFMVALVHLARSDTLRSREVYADLTALRWGADPHGWAGGGPPDAAGPLRRALAPILEQWRTHPRLGLRQGALSDPAPLFRAASLPFFLTGAAAVVAAVHLLFHFAPYYIASSGVYLAASLVPAALVAGVAGIALWRAVAYAVLTGARVPSGIAAGAWMGAGMTAGTLLTGMGAGSAWLPERPYVLLLPVAVGAAFAWWITQCAHLWARTWRGRTLRPALLLGLGAVFLALASWFVWWQLGGAAYAGGYSMRAEGVAQWLVGRFPTTAPVRELVGAPGLTTLLPVLDTFGGTPLVALAATVLWVVPLAAWAVGPGAGALRWTPASAPVPASAPVDPVPALRRVLLPGLLCGALACVALVAVQVYMHGGQPGPDARGGLYAVRYAGWTLLALAVPSALAATAAGVAAGRFGLIGCLVAAQTATLLGFAGTTALVSLDGCVEALSVFQDGCAWRPAWQVGLFPYVQLLNIASVVATLVAGAVAVGVAVVRRVRPPRSRVPRRAARPGGVPARAAVVRWRLVAGLLCTLAAGTSAIVGAVHLRVLSAVPDLTVTQRVTTQLAGVPDRPVPAGTRVRQVHAWYHLSGDGLVELATTYNIRLNAALRGVRKGDSWDSLDRRLRPVCADWGRAEVFEVIWFRVPDRSAQADWHALGAWAGQGSRRCLQGLDARDVPAVMEALRELDAAGRCAATANARIDAVLRAGGRAGTFRPPAKGITCNRLVQP is encoded by the coding sequence GTGGACGAGCGGGTGCTGGGCGCCGGGACGAGCGTGCGTTTCGCGATGCTCCTGTTCCTGTTGCTGGCCGCCAGCGGCTCCATGATGCTGACCGTCATCATCGGGCTGTCCGACGGCGACCGGGCCGGCTGCGAACTGGCCGCCGGAGTGGACCCCGACGACTCCGGCTTCTGGGGGCCGGCGGTCAGCACCACCGGCCAGATCCACGCCTTCCAGTACTGCGAGTCGCTCTGGGCGCCCGCGCCGTCGTGGTGGCAGATCGCCGCCTGGCCGGCCCTCCTGGCCGTCTCGGCCGCGCTGCTGTTCAGGTTCCTGCCGCTGTGGAAGGCCCGGCGCGGCCGGGTCGTCCCGCTGGAAGCGGCGGACCCGGACGGCGAACTGCGCCCCCTGCTCGCGGAACTCGCCGCCACGGCGGGGCTGTCGGCGATGCCACGGGTGGTCGTCGACCCGGCCGCCGGGTCGACCGGCGCGGTGGTGTTCGGCCGCACCCGGCGTCCGGTCGTGTGCCTGGACGGCGGGCTGCTGGTCACCCGCCACCGCGACCCCGTGCGCTTCCGCACGGTGCTGCTGCACGAACTCGCGCACATCGCCAACCGCGACATCACCCTCACCTACGCCACTGTCTCCGTGTGGCGGGTCTTCCTGGTCCTGGTGCTCCTGCCGTATCTGCTGCTGCAGGGCTACTGGGTCCACGAGGCCCTGGAGGCCGGCAATGTGCCGTCGCTGGACCGGAAGGTGCTGCTCGCGGCGTTCATGGTCGCGCTGGTCCACCTCGCCCGGTCGGACACCCTGCGCAGCCGTGAGGTCTACGCCGACCTGACCGCGCTCCGCTGGGGGGCTGATCCGCACGGCTGGGCCGGCGGCGGCCCGCCGGATGCCGCGGGGCCTCTCCGGCGCGCCCTCGCGCCGATCCTGGAGCAGTGGCGGACCCATCCCCGACTGGGCCTGCGGCAGGGCGCCCTGTCCGATCCCGCGCCGCTGTTCCGGGCCGCGTCCCTGCCCTTCTTCCTCACCGGCGCGGCGGCCGTCGTGGCCGCGGTGCACCTGCTGTTCCACTTCGCGCCCTACTACATCGCCAGCTCAGGCGTGTATCTGGCCGCCTCGCTGGTCCCCGCGGCCCTGGTCGCCGGGGTGGCCGGTATCGCGCTGTGGCGGGCGGTGGCGTACGCCGTACTGACCGGCGCCCGGGTGCCCTCGGGCATCGCGGCAGGGGCGTGGATGGGGGCCGGCATGACGGCCGGCACCCTCCTCACCGGCATGGGCGCGGGCTCGGCGTGGCTGCCGGAGCGGCCGTACGTCCTGCTGCTGCCCGTGGCGGTGGGGGCGGCCTTCGCGTGGTGGATCACGCAGTGCGCCCACCTGTGGGCGCGTACCTGGCGGGGGCGGACCCTGCGGCCGGCGCTGCTGCTCGGTCTCGGGGCGGTCTTCCTCGCACTGGCGTCGTGGTTCGTCTGGTGGCAGTTGGGCGGAGCGGCGTACGCGGGCGGGTACTCGATGCGGGCCGAGGGGGTGGCCCAGTGGCTCGTGGGGCGGTTCCCCACGACGGCCCCGGTGCGGGAACTCGTCGGGGCGCCGGGCCTCACGACCCTGCTGCCGGTGCTGGACACCTTCGGCGGCACGCCCCTGGTCGCCCTCGCGGCCACCGTTCTGTGGGTCGTGCCGCTGGCCGCCTGGGCGGTCGGACCGGGTGCGGGCGCCCTGCGCTGGACGCCCGCGTCCGCACCCGTGCCCGCGTCCGCACCCGTCGACCCGGTTCCGGCGCTGCGCCGGGTCCTGCTGCCCGGCCTGCTGTGCGGGGCGCTGGCCTGCGTCGCGCTGGTGGCCGTCCAGGTGTACATGCACGGCGGACAGCCGGGGCCGGACGCGCGGGGCGGCCTCTACGCCGTGCGGTACGCGGGCTGGACCCTGCTGGCCCTGGCCGTGCCTTCGGCGCTCGCTGCCACCGCGGCGGGGGTGGCGGCGGGCCGGTTCGGTCTGATCGGCTGCCTGGTCGCGGCCCAGACGGCGACGCTGCTGGGGTTCGCCGGGACGACCGCCCTGGTGTCCCTGGACGGCTGCGTCGAAGCCCTCAGCGTCTTCCAGGACGGCTGCGCCTGGCGTCCGGCGTGGCAGGTGGGGCTGTTCCCCTACGTGCAACTGCTCAACATCGCCTCCGTCGTGGCGACGCTCGTCGCGGGGGCCGTGGCGGTGGGCGTGGCCGTCGTGCGCCGGGTCCGGCCGCCGCGCTCCCGCGTCCCGCGCCGAGCCGCCCGGCCCGGAGGCGTACCGGCCCGGGCCGCCGTCGTCCGGTGGCGCCTGGTGGCGGGCCTGCTCTGCACGCTCGCGGCAGGGACCTCGGCGATCGTCGGCGCGGTCCATCTGCGCGTGCTCAGCGCCGTTCCCGACCTCACCGTCACCCAGCGCGTGACCACGCAGCTGGCCGGTGTCCCCGACAGGCCCGTCCCGGCCGGGACCCGGGTACGGCAGGTCCACGCCTGGTACCACCTGTCCGGCGACGGCCTGGTGGAGCTGGCCACGACCTACAACATCCGGTTGAACGCCGCCCTTCGCGGGGTCAGGAAAGGCGACAGCTGGGACTCCCTGGACCGGCGTTTACGGCCGGTCTGCGCCGACTGGGGCCGGGCCGAGGTGTTCGAGGTGATCTGGTTCCGGGTGCCCGACCGAAGTGCCCAGGCCGACTGGCACGCGCTCGGCGCCTGGGCCGGACAGGGCAGCCGGCGGTGCTTGCAGGGGCTGGACGCCCGCGACGTGCCCGCCGTGATGGAAGCGCTGCGCGAGCTCGACGCGGCCGGTCGCTGCGCGGCGACGGCCAACGCCCGCATCGACGCGGTGCTGCGCGCGGGCGGACGCGCGGGAACCTTCCGCCCGCCCGCGAAGGGGATCACCTGCAACCGCCTGGTGCAGCCGTGA